A segment of the Candidatus Brevundimonas phytovorans genome:
CGGCGCTGATGGAGATCGTCTCGCGCCCCGACATCCGCACGCCGGAAGAGGCGGTCGCCTACGTCAAGAAGATCCGCACCATCCTGATCTATCTCGGCACCTGCGACGGCGACATGGACAAGGGCAACCTGCGCGCCGACGTCAACGTCTCGGTCTGCCGCGTCGGCAACTACGCCAAGTTCAAGGAAACCGGCGACTTCGGCTTCCTGGGCACGCGTTGCGAGATCAAGAACGTCAACAGTTTCCGCTTCATTTCTCAGGCGATCAATTACGAAGCGCGCCGTCAGATCGAGATCCTCGAGGACGGCGGCTCGATCACGCAGGAAACCCGTCTGTATGATCCGACGGCGGGCGAAACGCGCTCGATGCGCTCCAAGGAAGAGGCGATGGACTATCGCTACTTCCCCGACCCTGACCTGCTGCCGCTGGAAATCGAGCAGGCCTGGATCGACGAGATCAAGGCCAACCTGCCGGAACTGCCGGACGAGAAGCGCCGTCGCCTGATGGCGGACTACGGTTTGTCGCAATACGACGCCGTGGTGCTGATCTCGGAACAGGCCAAGGCCGACTACTTTGAAGCCGCCGCCAAGGGGCGTGACGCCAAGCTGGTCTCCAACTGGGTGACGAACGAGGTCTCGGCGCGTCTGGCGGCTGACAACAAGGACTTCAGCCAGAACCCGCTGCCGGCGGCGCACGTCGCCCAATTGGTCGAACTGATCGAGACGAACGTCATCTCGTCCAAGATCGCCAAGGAGGTCTTCGACTACGTCTGGAACGGCGAAGGCTCGCCCGCCGAGGTCGTCGAGAAGCACGGCCTGAAGCAGGTGACTGATACTGGCGCCATCGAGAAGGCCGTCGATGACATCATCGCCGCCAACCCGGACAAGGCGGCGGCGGTGGCCGAGAAGCCGCAAGCCCTCGGCTGGTTCGTCGGTCAGGTCATGAAGGCGACGGGCGGCAAGGCCAACCCGGCGGCGGTGAATGACATCCTTAAATCAAAGCTCGGGCTTTGATTTAAGAGCCTTGCCTGGGGGCTTTGGCCCCCAGACCCCCGTTGGTCGCTAACGCTCGCGACGCGGTCGCTCGCTGCTTGAGCGACGTCTTTGAGCACGCGCGCAGCGCCAGGCCGCGTCGGGTCGAAAAGGCGGAGCCTTTTGACCGCGGCCCACAAAAAAGCCCCGAGGTGCGATCCTCGGGGCCTTTCTGTTTACCCGGCTACCAGTTCCAGGCGTCGCGGACGACGTCGATGATGTAGCCG
Coding sequences within it:
- the gatB gene encoding Asp-tRNA(Asn)/Glu-tRNA(Gln) amidotransferase subunit GatB; translation: MSDNKTLIKGRTGDWEIVMGLEIHAQVASKAKLFSGAAVGFGAGPNEQVSLVDAGFPGMLPTLNKHCVEQAVKSGLGLKAQINLKSQFDRKNYFYPDLPTGYQISQLYHPIVGEGVVEVEAEDGSFFNVGIERLHLEQDAGKLIHDLSPTESFVDLNRAGTALMEIVSRPDIRTPEEAVAYVKKIRTILIYLGTCDGDMDKGNLRADVNVSVCRVGNYAKFKETGDFGFLGTRCEIKNVNSFRFISQAINYEARRQIEILEDGGSITQETRLYDPTAGETRSMRSKEEAMDYRYFPDPDLLPLEIEQAWIDEIKANLPELPDEKRRRLMADYGLSQYDAVVLISEQAKADYFEAAAKGRDAKLVSNWVTNEVSARLAADNKDFSQNPLPAAHVAQLVELIETNVISSKIAKEVFDYVWNGEGSPAEVVEKHGLKQVTDTGAIEKAVDDIIAANPDKAAAVAEKPQALGWFVGQVMKATGGKANPAAVNDILKSKLGL